The following are encoded in a window of Armatimonadota bacterium genomic DNA:
- a CDS encoding Lrp/AsnC family transcriptional regulator: MISDLQRRIIRRIQGGLPLSERPFLAAAEEIGITEGELLAQIAEWKEDGTIRRFGAILKHADAGYAANAMGAWNVPDEDAERFGRTASSHKSVSHCYLRPRFEGFPYNLYTMIHGRSREECEVVAGTISEQTGVADYELLYTTAEYKKTSPVYFADDEESR, translated from the coding sequence TTGATCAGCGACCTCCAGCGCAGAATCATCCGCCGCATACAGGGCGGCCTCCCGCTCTCGGAGCGCCCGTTCCTCGCCGCCGCCGAGGAGATCGGCATCACCGAGGGCGAGCTTCTCGCGCAGATCGCCGAGTGGAAGGAAGACGGCACGATCCGGCGTTTCGGGGCGATCCTGAAGCACGCCGACGCGGGATATGCCGCCAACGCGATGGGCGCGTGGAACGTTCCCGACGAAGACGCCGAGAGGTTCGGGCGCACCGCCTCCTCTCACAAGTCCGTAAGCCACTGCTACCTCCGCCCGCGGTTCGAGGGCTTCCCGTACAACCTCTACACGATGATCCACGGCCGCTCGCGCGAGGAGTGCGAGGTGGTCGCCGGGACGATATCCGAGCAGACCGGCGTCGCCGACTACGAGCTGCTCTACACCACGGCGGAGTACAAGAAGACGAGCCCCGTGTACTTCGCCGACGACGAGGAGAGCCGATGA
- a CDS encoding Crp/Fnr family transcriptional regulator: MTRRPDLPAALRECGFFADASDELVGRAARMSKFAPFRRGETVFAEGNTCDGMYVVVSGAVKVYKIGADGREHILHVAEAGDTFGEVAMFLGAGYPAYAGAVKDSLTVFVRKAPLMELLERSPGLSFQILASLAAWTHRLVNKLENATLRDAAGRLAQYLLSREKESEVVLSVPKHTLAAHLGISSETLSRLLNRLEAAGCISGEGRVIRIADRAELENIAENGMGEASSER, from the coding sequence ATGACGCGCCGCCCGGACCTCCCCGCCGCGCTCCGGGAGTGCGGCTTCTTCGCCGACGCCTCCGACGAACTCGTGGGCAGGGCCGCGCGCATGTCGAAGTTCGCGCCGTTCCGCAGGGGCGAGACGGTCTTCGCCGAAGGAAACACGTGCGACGGCATGTACGTCGTGGTCTCCGGCGCGGTGAAGGTCTACAAGATCGGCGCGGACGGCCGGGAGCACATCCTTCACGTCGCCGAGGCGGGAGACACGTTCGGCGAGGTGGCGATGTTCCTCGGCGCGGGATACCCGGCGTACGCGGGGGCGGTGAAGGACTCTCTCACCGTCTTCGTCCGCAAGGCGCCTCTCATGGAGCTTCTGGAGCGGTCGCCGGGGCTGTCGTTTCAGATACTCGCATCGCTCGCGGCGTGGACCCACCGCCTGGTGAACAAGCTCGAGAACGCGACGCTCCGCGACGCGGCCGGCCGCCTCGCCCAGTACCTGCTCTCGCGGGAGAAGGAATCGGAGGTCGTGCTCTCCGTGCCGAAACATACGCTCGCGGCGCACCTCGGCATCTCCAGCGAGACGCTGTCGCGCCTGCTGAACCGGCTGGAGGCGGCGGGGTGCATCTCCGGCGAGGGGCGAGTCATCCGGATCGCTGATCGCGCGGAACTGGAGAACATCGCGGAGAACGGGATGGGGGAAGCGAGCAGTGAACGGTAA